A single genomic interval of Festucalex cinctus isolate MCC-2025b chromosome 16, RoL_Fcin_1.0, whole genome shotgun sequence harbors:
- the otud4 gene encoding OTU domain-containing protein 4 isoform X2 has protein sequence MQASEEEALMDEYLDSVGLHRKRVAKDGSCLFRAVAEQVLHCQSLHARVRAQCVCFLRHHREIYESFIEGDFEEYLLRLQDPQQWAGEVEMNALAVMFKRDFVIFQQAGKSPVDITGNKFKEKVQLSFLNGNHYDCVYPVSRIKNAAFCQSILYELLYADVFQVSRRTVASCQSSGRACEQLSDDSMAACVSSDDSDPDAGSSFRSSSNSRTRGRGRGLILPESVRRSLSENLYRNVAYDLWQKSKKVQLKRDYCMAAEMQYTVGQNCQVWLDESEQSYNAIIEEVPPGDGLVTVYTEEEGQLRVPLWSLRPATSAVSRRGRSACNGQPEGARGRSKSSSHRVYYGPGPSGRAHQQKSRPPHEVPRRHRGSAPDTSSFGLTEEERLAKEEELKNVALVEISLRDELSFPALGSPRDDVRKLSPSAGERQKSAAGPRQSTDAAPSSPPSMSSVVLSSGVVPLASASIPTPTFIAPIAPSPVAARLVVPHLSSPSPPVYMRPSSSSPVSPHPQVTDALQLSAQRPNKYPDAGDAGSVSVLHNQDDANTDQELKAQVADVSGDKVRDPSHSQNDQAQSEPSSSPLIHPTLQNPSENSPARDALPGPSSGSPQLLASTPLPLGHSPTLPGGILVHHLYQDPLYPGFPQGENGNVLPTPEFSLRSLGEDLPRDVNILRFFFNLGVKAYTWPFYMPYLYLLPLQQAHIMQPRVQPAQIPHCPPDGPLQPSCPSAAVPAQSGEPAVGYADVWPAPHRPAYHVLPWQQHPAAGCGPQTPQCAVFPSYPQDPYANALHRGPPQAFPVNTALAYNMGEEGMNMMLRPDITPPLNSRPTFCSQPCKRLHGTSSPVSGLQHRRG, from the exons ATGCAAGCGAGCGAGGAGGAAGCACTTATGGACGAATACTTGGACTCCGTCGGACTGCATCGGAAACGGGTGGCCAAGGACGGCTCGTGCTTGTTTCGTGCCGTGGCCGAacag GTTCTTCACTGTCAAAGTCTTCATGCGCGAGTACGGGCCCAGTGTGTTTGCTTCCTGAGGCATCACAGAGAGATCTATGAGTCA ttCATTGAAGGGGATTTTGAAGAATACCTGCTGCGACTTCAGGACCCCCAG CAATGGGCAGGCGAGGTGGAGATGAACGCGCTGGCCGTCATGTTCAA GAGGGACTTTGTGATTTTTCAACAAGCTGGCAAATCTCCAGTGGATATCACAGGCAACAAGTTCAAGGAGAAG gtcCAGCTGTCTTTTCTGAACGGGAATCACTACGACTGCGTTTATCCCGTCAGCCGTATAAAGAACGCTGCGTTCTGCCAGT CCATCTTGTACGAGCTGCTGTACGCCGACGTCTTCCAGGTGAGCCGGCGCACCGTGGCTTCCTGTCAGTCGAGTGGCCGAGCCTGCGAGcagttgagtgacgacagcatGGCGGCTTGCGTCAGCAGTGACGATTCAGATCCGGACGCAGGCAGCTCGTTCagaagcagcagcaacagcaggacGAGG GGTCGGGGCCGCGGCCTTATTTTGCCAGAAAGTGTACGTCGTTCGCTCAGTGAGAATCTGTACCGAAATGTTGCGTACGACCTGTGGCAGAAGTCCAAGAAGG TACAACTCAAGCGGGATTACTGCATGGCTGCGGAGATGCAGTACACTGTAGGCCAGAACTGTCAG GTGTGGCTGGATGAGAGTGAGCAGAGCTACAATGCCATCATCGAGGAAGTACCGCCGGGTGATGGCCTGGTGACGGTTTACACGGAAGAGGAAGGCCAACT ACGTGTTCCTCTGTGGAGCCTGCGACCGGCGACGTCAGCCGTATCCCGTCGCGGGAGGAGCGCTTGCAATGGGCAGCCAG AGGGGGCTCGGGGAAGGAGCAAGTCCTCTTCTCACAGAGTGTACTACGGTCCGGGCCCAAGTGGACGCGCGCACCAGCAAAAGTCACGGCCACCGCATGAAGTGCCGAGACGGCACAG GGGGAGTGCACCTGACACTTCGTCTTTCGGTTTGACTGAGGAGGAGCGTTTGGCCAAAGAGGAGGAGCTGAAGAATGTGGCACTGGTGGAGATCAGTCTCAGGGATGAGCTCAGCTTTCCGGCTCTTGGG AGTCCACGTGATGATGTCAGAAAATTGTCCCCTTCTGCTGGGGAAAGACAGAAGAGCGCCGCTGGACCTCGTCAAAGTACCGATGCAGCTCCCTCGTCGCCTCCTTCCATGAGCTCTGTTGTCTTATCCTCAGGTGTCGTCCCTCTCGCATCAGCGAGCATCCCAACTCCCACGTTCATAGCGCCCATCGCACCGTCTCCGGTGGCGGCGAGGCTCGTTGTCCCCCATTTGTCCTCCCCCAGTCCTCCAGTATACATGCGCCCCTCGTCTTCATCACCAGTGTCTCCTCATCCGCAAGTTACCGATGCCCTCCAACTTTCAGCTCAGAGGCCAA ATAAATATCCAGATGCTGGAGATGCCGGGAGTGTGTCAGTGCTCCACAACCAGGACGATGCAAATACGGACCAAGAATTGAAGGCTCAAGTGGCCGATGTCAGCGGCGACAAAGTGCGGGATCCCTCTCACAGCCAGAACGATCAGGCCCAGTCGGAGCCGAGTTCTTCTCCCCTCATCCACCCAACACTCCAGAATCCGAGTGAGAATTCACCTGCTCGTGACGCCTTGCCTGGTCCCTCCTCTGGCTCGCCGCAGCTGTTGGCCAGCACGCCGCTCCCACTCGGTCACTCCCCGACCCTGCCTGGAGGCATCCTCGTGCACCATCTCTACCAGGACCCCCTGTACCCCGGCTTCCCTCAGGGAGAGAACGGCAACGTGCTCCCAACTCCGGAATTTTCTCTCCGCAGTTTGGGAGAAGACCTCCCTCGGG ATGTCAACATCCTGAGGTTTTTCTTCAACTTGGGTGTGAAG GCATACACCTGGCCCTTCTACATGCCCTACCTGTACCTGCTGCCCCTGCAGCAGGCCCACATTATGCAGCCCCGAGTCCAGCCAGCCCAGATCCCCCACTGCCCTCCTGATGGCCCCCTCCAGCCCTCATGTCCTTCCGCGGCGGTTCCCGCGCAATCAGGTGAGCCCGCTGTTGGCTATGCTGACGTGTGGCCTGCACCCCACAGGCCGGCGTACCAtgtgttgccgtggcaacagcATCCAGCGGCGGGATGTGGGCCGCAGACGCCGCAGTGTGCCGTGTTTCCATCATACCCGCAGGACCCCTACGCCAATGCGCTCCACAGAGGGCCCCCGCAAGCTTTTCCAGTCAACACAGCGCTTGCATATAATATGG GGGAGGAGGGCATGAACATGATGCTGCGGCCTGACATCACCCCACCACTG AACAGTAGGCCTACCTTTTGCTCACAACCCTGCAAGAGGTTACATGGCACCTCCTCACCCGTCAGTGGGCTGCAACACAGACGAGGCTGA
- the LOC144004019 gene encoding uncharacterized protein LOC144004019 — MKRRPSALQPPLPLPPPPDAAQRHKQAAHRPHVHADHGPETRAAGSSPSLAATSLFSPDVSTKMASDLLIRLSEATQKVQVLPGSLSEGRVGQQEEPCLALSPDGPGASPDPPTLTHTPEGEAATHTLASDLLRKLAESQLLTRPGVKVKEEEDSMEIETPRMSGVIRGGPIRDVRGPSSSSDGGLVAVKTERCKEVATENPNVKQEEEEISTSALAEQILLRGKTEEETRPRLFSGFAMEEQQFFGDQMCSGPKMAEQCLRAALWQDMSVNLASTLLHQLSERVAKSSGVPALRTGTPARSSPVLKVEPAWSCALEPAYGNPSNPRGSASFFYRCHVCGFETDGRLLFRAHMTEHRQQERGSFSLHCCACDHSTNQEAAMRAHADKHLLGGATRCPLTLPAGSAPTVTTATPPETSTSEHRCRICQRSFPGQPELQVHFQGHRQGNQYRCERCGHLTRTANKLVEHVRVHTGERPFTCHLCPYSAKRRDSLRLHCKVKHGAHASVAAAHAPGNVHTHRSYAHGDNPGKQVRRLHTNVPSSSSSSPHLPPLQPSPCERAGWGDLSPLVPITTLLSLKPHSGAPPSSLSCSPSTKHSFLGYLGLTSL; from the exons ATGAAGCGTAGGCCGAGCGCGTTacagcctcctcttcctcttcctcctcctccggaCGCGGCCCAACGACACAAACAGGCAGCTCATCGGCCGCACGTGCACGCCGACCACGGGCCGGAGACGCGCGCGGCGGGTTCGAGCCCCTCCCTGGCAGCGACCTCTCTCTTCAGCCCCGATGTCAGCACCAAGATGGCGTCTGACCTTCTCATTAGGCTGTCGG aGGCCACCCAGAAGGTCCAGGTGCTCCCTGGGAGTCTTTCGGAGGGACGAGTGGGGCAGCAGGAGGAGCCGTGTTTGGCTTTGTCCCCAGACGGCCCCGGGGCCAGTCCCGATCCGCCCACGCTTACACACACACCTGAGGGGGAGGCCGCCACTCATACGCTGGCTTCGGACCTGCTCAGGAAATTGGCAG AGAGTCAGCTCCTGACCCGGCCCGGCGTAAAGGTCAAGGAGGAAGAGGACTCCATGGAAATCGAAACCCCGAGGATGTCAGGTGTCATCCGCGGTGGACCAATAAGAGACGTCCGAGGCCCATCTTCGTCAAGCGATGGAGGTCTTGTGGCCGTCAAAACTGAACGCTGCAAGGAGGTGGCGACGGAGAACCCGAATGTCAaacaagaggaggaggagatctCTACGAGCGCCTTGGCCGAGCAGATTCTCCTCAGGGGGAAAACGGAGGAGGAGACCCGGCCCAGGTTGTTCTCGGGGTTTGCGATGGAGGAACAGCAGTTCTTCGGAGACCAGATGTGCTCCGGGCCCAAGATGGCGGAGCAGTGCCTGCGAGCGGCGCTGTGGCAGGACATGTCCGTCAACCTGGCATCCACGTTGCTGCACCAGCTCTCAG AGCGGGTCGCTAAGTCCAGCGGCGTGCCGGCGCTGAGGACCGGCACCCCCGCCAGGAGCAG TCCGGTCCTGAAAGTGGAGCCAGCCTGGTCCTGTGCCTTGGAACCTGCTTATG GCAATCCGAGCAACCCGCGAGGAAGTGCGAGCTTCTTCTACAG GTGTCACGTGTGCGGCTTCGAGACCGACGGGCGCCTCCTTTTCCGGGCTCACATGACGGAGCATCGGCAGCAAGAGCGCGGATCCTTCTCGCTGCATTGCTGCGCGTGTGACCACTCCACCAATCAGGAGGCGGCAATGAGGGCGCACGCTGACAAGCACTTGCTGGGTGGAGCCACCAG ATGCCCCCTCACCCTTCCCGCCGGCAGCGCGCCGACAGTTACCACGGCAACCCCGCCGGAGACGAGCACCTCGGAACACCGCTGCCGGATCTGCCAGAGGTCGTTTCCCGGGCAACCGGAGCTGCAGGTTCACTTCCAGGGTCATCGCCAAGGCAACCAGTACCGATGCGAGCGCTGCGGCCACCTGACGCGCACCGCCAACAAGCTGGTGGAGCACGTGCGGGTGCACACGGGGGAGCGGCCCTTCACCTGCCACCTTTGCCCGTACAGCGCCAAGCGGCGGGACAGCCTGCGTCTGCACTGCAAGGTCAAGCACGGCGCGCACGCGAGCGTGGCCGCCGCGCACGCCCCCGGTAACGTGCACACGCACCGCTCCTACGCGCACGGAGACAATCCCGGCAAGCAAGTTCGGCGGCTGCACACCAACGTgccctcctcatcctcatcctcgccgcatcttcctcctcttcaaCCCTCGCCGTGTGAGCGAGCGGGGTGGGGGGATTTGTCTCCCCTTGTGCCCATCACGACACTCCTCTCGCTCAAGCCTCACTCCGGCGCGCCCCCGTCCTCTCTCTCCTGCTCCCCTTCCACCAAACATTCTTTCCTTGGCTACCTCGGCCTGACATCTTTGTGA
- the otud4 gene encoding OTU domain-containing protein 4 isoform X1: MQASEEEALMDEYLDSVGLHRKRVAKDGSCLFRAVAEQVLHCQSLHARVRAQCVCFLRHHREIYESFIEGDFEEYLLRLQDPQQWAGEVEMNALAVMFKRDFVIFQQAGKSPVDITGNKFKEKVQLSFLNGNHYDCVYPVSRIKNAAFCQSILYELLYADVFQVSRRTVASCQSSGRACEQLSDDSMAACVSSDDSDPDAGSSFRSSSNSRTRGRGRGLILPESVRRSLSENLYRNVAYDLWQKSKKVQLKRDYCMAAEMQYTVGQNCQVWLDESEQSYNAIIEEVPPGDGLVTVYTEEEGQLRVPLWSLRPATSAVSRRGRSACNGQPEGARGRSKSSSHRVYYGPGPSGRAHQQKSRPPHEVPRRHRGSAPDTSSFGLTEEERLAKEEELKNVALVEISLRDELSFPALGSPRDDVRKLSPSAGERQKSAAGPRQSTDAAPSSPPSMSSVVLSSGVVPLASASIPTPTFIAPIAPSPVAARLVVPHLSSPSPPVYMRPSSSSPVSPHPQVTDALQLSAQRPNKYPDAGDAGSVSVLHNQDDANTDQELKAQVADVSGDKVRDPSHSQNDQAQSEPSSSPLIHPTLQNPSENSPARDALPGPSSGSPQLLASTPLPLGHSPTLPGGILVHHLYQDPLYPGFPQGENGNVLPTPEFSLRSLGEDLPRDVNILRFFFNLGVKAYTWPFYMPYLYLLPLQQAHIMQPRVQPAQIPHCPPDGPLQPSCPSAAVPAQSGEPAVGYADVWPAPHRPAYHVLPWQQHPAAGCGPQTPQCAVFPSYPQDPYANALHRGPPQAFPVNTALAYNMGEEGMNMMLRPDITPPLGRTVGLPFAHNPARGYMAPPHPSVGCNTDEADESFGLRAAPSRFYGGRRPSGRGGYRKRRGREPGNYF, from the exons ATGCAAGCGAGCGAGGAGGAAGCACTTATGGACGAATACTTGGACTCCGTCGGACTGCATCGGAAACGGGTGGCCAAGGACGGCTCGTGCTTGTTTCGTGCCGTGGCCGAacag GTTCTTCACTGTCAAAGTCTTCATGCGCGAGTACGGGCCCAGTGTGTTTGCTTCCTGAGGCATCACAGAGAGATCTATGAGTCA ttCATTGAAGGGGATTTTGAAGAATACCTGCTGCGACTTCAGGACCCCCAG CAATGGGCAGGCGAGGTGGAGATGAACGCGCTGGCCGTCATGTTCAA GAGGGACTTTGTGATTTTTCAACAAGCTGGCAAATCTCCAGTGGATATCACAGGCAACAAGTTCAAGGAGAAG gtcCAGCTGTCTTTTCTGAACGGGAATCACTACGACTGCGTTTATCCCGTCAGCCGTATAAAGAACGCTGCGTTCTGCCAGT CCATCTTGTACGAGCTGCTGTACGCCGACGTCTTCCAGGTGAGCCGGCGCACCGTGGCTTCCTGTCAGTCGAGTGGCCGAGCCTGCGAGcagttgagtgacgacagcatGGCGGCTTGCGTCAGCAGTGACGATTCAGATCCGGACGCAGGCAGCTCGTTCagaagcagcagcaacagcaggacGAGG GGTCGGGGCCGCGGCCTTATTTTGCCAGAAAGTGTACGTCGTTCGCTCAGTGAGAATCTGTACCGAAATGTTGCGTACGACCTGTGGCAGAAGTCCAAGAAGG TACAACTCAAGCGGGATTACTGCATGGCTGCGGAGATGCAGTACACTGTAGGCCAGAACTGTCAG GTGTGGCTGGATGAGAGTGAGCAGAGCTACAATGCCATCATCGAGGAAGTACCGCCGGGTGATGGCCTGGTGACGGTTTACACGGAAGAGGAAGGCCAACT ACGTGTTCCTCTGTGGAGCCTGCGACCGGCGACGTCAGCCGTATCCCGTCGCGGGAGGAGCGCTTGCAATGGGCAGCCAG AGGGGGCTCGGGGAAGGAGCAAGTCCTCTTCTCACAGAGTGTACTACGGTCCGGGCCCAAGTGGACGCGCGCACCAGCAAAAGTCACGGCCACCGCATGAAGTGCCGAGACGGCACAG GGGGAGTGCACCTGACACTTCGTCTTTCGGTTTGACTGAGGAGGAGCGTTTGGCCAAAGAGGAGGAGCTGAAGAATGTGGCACTGGTGGAGATCAGTCTCAGGGATGAGCTCAGCTTTCCGGCTCTTGGG AGTCCACGTGATGATGTCAGAAAATTGTCCCCTTCTGCTGGGGAAAGACAGAAGAGCGCCGCTGGACCTCGTCAAAGTACCGATGCAGCTCCCTCGTCGCCTCCTTCCATGAGCTCTGTTGTCTTATCCTCAGGTGTCGTCCCTCTCGCATCAGCGAGCATCCCAACTCCCACGTTCATAGCGCCCATCGCACCGTCTCCGGTGGCGGCGAGGCTCGTTGTCCCCCATTTGTCCTCCCCCAGTCCTCCAGTATACATGCGCCCCTCGTCTTCATCACCAGTGTCTCCTCATCCGCAAGTTACCGATGCCCTCCAACTTTCAGCTCAGAGGCCAA ATAAATATCCAGATGCTGGAGATGCCGGGAGTGTGTCAGTGCTCCACAACCAGGACGATGCAAATACGGACCAAGAATTGAAGGCTCAAGTGGCCGATGTCAGCGGCGACAAAGTGCGGGATCCCTCTCACAGCCAGAACGATCAGGCCCAGTCGGAGCCGAGTTCTTCTCCCCTCATCCACCCAACACTCCAGAATCCGAGTGAGAATTCACCTGCTCGTGACGCCTTGCCTGGTCCCTCCTCTGGCTCGCCGCAGCTGTTGGCCAGCACGCCGCTCCCACTCGGTCACTCCCCGACCCTGCCTGGAGGCATCCTCGTGCACCATCTCTACCAGGACCCCCTGTACCCCGGCTTCCCTCAGGGAGAGAACGGCAACGTGCTCCCAACTCCGGAATTTTCTCTCCGCAGTTTGGGAGAAGACCTCCCTCGGG ATGTCAACATCCTGAGGTTTTTCTTCAACTTGGGTGTGAAG GCATACACCTGGCCCTTCTACATGCCCTACCTGTACCTGCTGCCCCTGCAGCAGGCCCACATTATGCAGCCCCGAGTCCAGCCAGCCCAGATCCCCCACTGCCCTCCTGATGGCCCCCTCCAGCCCTCATGTCCTTCCGCGGCGGTTCCCGCGCAATCAGGTGAGCCCGCTGTTGGCTATGCTGACGTGTGGCCTGCACCCCACAGGCCGGCGTACCAtgtgttgccgtggcaacagcATCCAGCGGCGGGATGTGGGCCGCAGACGCCGCAGTGTGCCGTGTTTCCATCATACCCGCAGGACCCCTACGCCAATGCGCTCCACAGAGGGCCCCCGCAAGCTTTTCCAGTCAACACAGCGCTTGCATATAATATGG GGGAGGAGGGCATGAACATGATGCTGCGGCCTGACATCACCCCACCACTG GGAAGAACAGTAGGCCTACCTTTTGCTCACAACCCTGCAAGAGGTTACATGGCACCTCCTCACCCGTCAGTGGGCTGCAACACAGACGAGGCTGATGAGTCATTCGGTTTAAGGGCGGCACCAAGCAGATTCTACGGAGGAAGACGACCAAGCGGGCGGGGAGGCTACAGGAAGAGACGTGGACGAGAACCTGGCAACTATTTCTGA
- the otud4 gene encoding OTU domain-containing protein 4 isoform X3, protein MNALAVMFKRDFVIFQQAGKSPVDITGNKFKEKVQLSFLNGNHYDCVYPVSRIKNAAFCQSILYELLYADVFQVSRRTVASCQSSGRACEQLSDDSMAACVSSDDSDPDAGSSFRSSSNSRTRGRGRGLILPESVRRSLSENLYRNVAYDLWQKSKKVQLKRDYCMAAEMQYTVGQNCQVWLDESEQSYNAIIEEVPPGDGLVTVYTEEEGQLRVPLWSLRPATSAVSRRGRSACNGQPEGARGRSKSSSHRVYYGPGPSGRAHQQKSRPPHEVPRRHRGSAPDTSSFGLTEEERLAKEEELKNVALVEISLRDELSFPALGSPRDDVRKLSPSAGERQKSAAGPRQSTDAAPSSPPSMSSVVLSSGVVPLASASIPTPTFIAPIAPSPVAARLVVPHLSSPSPPVYMRPSSSSPVSPHPQVTDALQLSAQRPNKYPDAGDAGSVSVLHNQDDANTDQELKAQVADVSGDKVRDPSHSQNDQAQSEPSSSPLIHPTLQNPSENSPARDALPGPSSGSPQLLASTPLPLGHSPTLPGGILVHHLYQDPLYPGFPQGENGNVLPTPEFSLRSLGEDLPRDVNILRFFFNLGVKAYTWPFYMPYLYLLPLQQAHIMQPRVQPAQIPHCPPDGPLQPSCPSAAVPAQSGEPAVGYADVWPAPHRPAYHVLPWQQHPAAGCGPQTPQCAVFPSYPQDPYANALHRGPPQAFPVNTALAYNMGEEGMNMMLRPDITPPLGRTVGLPFAHNPARGYMAPPHPSVGCNTDEADESFGLRAAPSRFYGGRRPSGRGGYRKRRGREPGNYF, encoded by the exons ATGAACGCGCTGGCCGTCATGTTCAA GAGGGACTTTGTGATTTTTCAACAAGCTGGCAAATCTCCAGTGGATATCACAGGCAACAAGTTCAAGGAGAAG gtcCAGCTGTCTTTTCTGAACGGGAATCACTACGACTGCGTTTATCCCGTCAGCCGTATAAAGAACGCTGCGTTCTGCCAGT CCATCTTGTACGAGCTGCTGTACGCCGACGTCTTCCAGGTGAGCCGGCGCACCGTGGCTTCCTGTCAGTCGAGTGGCCGAGCCTGCGAGcagttgagtgacgacagcatGGCGGCTTGCGTCAGCAGTGACGATTCAGATCCGGACGCAGGCAGCTCGTTCagaagcagcagcaacagcaggacGAGG GGTCGGGGCCGCGGCCTTATTTTGCCAGAAAGTGTACGTCGTTCGCTCAGTGAGAATCTGTACCGAAATGTTGCGTACGACCTGTGGCAGAAGTCCAAGAAGG TACAACTCAAGCGGGATTACTGCATGGCTGCGGAGATGCAGTACACTGTAGGCCAGAACTGTCAG GTGTGGCTGGATGAGAGTGAGCAGAGCTACAATGCCATCATCGAGGAAGTACCGCCGGGTGATGGCCTGGTGACGGTTTACACGGAAGAGGAAGGCCAACT ACGTGTTCCTCTGTGGAGCCTGCGACCGGCGACGTCAGCCGTATCCCGTCGCGGGAGGAGCGCTTGCAATGGGCAGCCAG AGGGGGCTCGGGGAAGGAGCAAGTCCTCTTCTCACAGAGTGTACTACGGTCCGGGCCCAAGTGGACGCGCGCACCAGCAAAAGTCACGGCCACCGCATGAAGTGCCGAGACGGCACAG GGGGAGTGCACCTGACACTTCGTCTTTCGGTTTGACTGAGGAGGAGCGTTTGGCCAAAGAGGAGGAGCTGAAGAATGTGGCACTGGTGGAGATCAGTCTCAGGGATGAGCTCAGCTTTCCGGCTCTTGGG AGTCCACGTGATGATGTCAGAAAATTGTCCCCTTCTGCTGGGGAAAGACAGAAGAGCGCCGCTGGACCTCGTCAAAGTACCGATGCAGCTCCCTCGTCGCCTCCTTCCATGAGCTCTGTTGTCTTATCCTCAGGTGTCGTCCCTCTCGCATCAGCGAGCATCCCAACTCCCACGTTCATAGCGCCCATCGCACCGTCTCCGGTGGCGGCGAGGCTCGTTGTCCCCCATTTGTCCTCCCCCAGTCCTCCAGTATACATGCGCCCCTCGTCTTCATCACCAGTGTCTCCTCATCCGCAAGTTACCGATGCCCTCCAACTTTCAGCTCAGAGGCCAA ATAAATATCCAGATGCTGGAGATGCCGGGAGTGTGTCAGTGCTCCACAACCAGGACGATGCAAATACGGACCAAGAATTGAAGGCTCAAGTGGCCGATGTCAGCGGCGACAAAGTGCGGGATCCCTCTCACAGCCAGAACGATCAGGCCCAGTCGGAGCCGAGTTCTTCTCCCCTCATCCACCCAACACTCCAGAATCCGAGTGAGAATTCACCTGCTCGTGACGCCTTGCCTGGTCCCTCCTCTGGCTCGCCGCAGCTGTTGGCCAGCACGCCGCTCCCACTCGGTCACTCCCCGACCCTGCCTGGAGGCATCCTCGTGCACCATCTCTACCAGGACCCCCTGTACCCCGGCTTCCCTCAGGGAGAGAACGGCAACGTGCTCCCAACTCCGGAATTTTCTCTCCGCAGTTTGGGAGAAGACCTCCCTCGGG ATGTCAACATCCTGAGGTTTTTCTTCAACTTGGGTGTGAAG GCATACACCTGGCCCTTCTACATGCCCTACCTGTACCTGCTGCCCCTGCAGCAGGCCCACATTATGCAGCCCCGAGTCCAGCCAGCCCAGATCCCCCACTGCCCTCCTGATGGCCCCCTCCAGCCCTCATGTCCTTCCGCGGCGGTTCCCGCGCAATCAGGTGAGCCCGCTGTTGGCTATGCTGACGTGTGGCCTGCACCCCACAGGCCGGCGTACCAtgtgttgccgtggcaacagcATCCAGCGGCGGGATGTGGGCCGCAGACGCCGCAGTGTGCCGTGTTTCCATCATACCCGCAGGACCCCTACGCCAATGCGCTCCACAGAGGGCCCCCGCAAGCTTTTCCAGTCAACACAGCGCTTGCATATAATATGG GGGAGGAGGGCATGAACATGATGCTGCGGCCTGACATCACCCCACCACTG GGAAGAACAGTAGGCCTACCTTTTGCTCACAACCCTGCAAGAGGTTACATGGCACCTCCTCACCCGTCAGTGGGCTGCAACACAGACGAGGCTGATGAGTCATTCGGTTTAAGGGCGGCACCAAGCAGATTCTACGGAGGAAGACGACCAAGCGGGCGGGGAGGCTACAGGAAGAGACGTGGACGAGAACCTGGCAACTATTTCTGA